In Solidesulfovibrio carbinoliphilus subsp. oakridgensis, the sequence CGTTTGCGGCGGCGGTCCAGTTCCTTGTGGCGCTCGTGCTTCTTGTGCTTGGCCATGGTATATCCTCCTGTCAGATGAAAGAACCCGATGCCGTAGCCGAAGACGGGAAATTTGTAAAGCCGGGATGTGCGGCGGCGGCCCCCGGAAAGGCCGGAGAGACCGGGGCCGCGCCCCGGACCGGGCCAGTGGAAAAGCCTCCCCCGGTGCCGTTTGAGAAGGAGGCCGAAAACCGAATAGTCACGGTCCCGGAAGGGCCGGCTCCGACGCAGCCGTTTCCCGCACGGCTCCGAGAAGCAGTGCGACGCAGGCCGCGACGCTGCGGCCAGCCGTGTCGATCGTCAGATGGCGCCGGTCCCAGGGATGGTAGTCGCGCCCGATCACCGCTTGCCAGTCGGGAAGAACAAGGCCGGGCACCTCGCCTGTCCGGGTTTCGATGCGCCGCCGATGTTCTTCGATGTCCGAGCAGAGCGTTTCCACCTCAAGGACTTGGGCGCCCGCTCGCAGTCCGGTTTCTCTCCAAGCGTTTCGCGTCAGCAGCCAAGGATTGACGGAGTCGCCGATCACGTCGCGGCCCAGATGGAGATTGTCCTGTGCCACGGCGTAGGCTGCGCGGTACCCGGCATCGTTCATATTCCCGGGCACAACGCCGGAATCCCGAAGGGCTTGCTCGATCGAGTCGATACGCAGCCACACCGCCCCGCTTGCCCTGGCCAATTCCCGAGCGATCGACGATTTGCCGGTTCCAGGCAGTCCGGAAAGAACGATGAGCGTGGCCACGTCCCGACCTCTACGGCCTCAGGCCGATTCGATGGGCTCCACCGGCTCGGTCAGAAGGAACTTGCCCGCCTCGATCCGCTCCTTGAGCTTGGTCGCCACTTCGAGCGACATGGCCAGGCTGGTCATGGGCACGGCCTGGGTCGGCTTCCCGTTGATGACCACCTCGCCCGAGCGGCACTCGGCGTAGGTGACGTAGCCCAAGGTCCTGGCGATGCCGTTGGGGTAGTCGTGGCCATAGTCCTTGACCGGCATCTGGATGTCGGCGTCGGACACGCCCGTGAAAAAGGCCATGTCCTCGTTTAGAATCGGAATGGGAATGCCGATGCCGACGGCCAGGGACACGCCGTAGCCGAGGATGGACACGGCCCGGACGTAGCGGGGGTCCATGCCCTTCATATCGCCCTTGACCATGAGGGTGCCCGCGGCGGACAGCGGAATGCCGCGCTCGTTGCGCTTGGGCCTCGGATCGTGCTGGGTGCCGGCCCCGATGACGTAGCCCGTGCCGCCGCCCAGAAAGATGCGGGTGCCAAGGCCGATGGTCTTCAAGTAGGGGTCGTTGAAAAGCGGGGACAGCTCGCCGGCCGTGGCGAAATTGGCGTTTCGGGCGTTGGGCTTGAGCGGACCCATGTAGGTATAGACGATGCGGCTGGTCAGGTTCACGGCCACATTGTAGTTCTGGTAGCAGTTGCGCGGATTTAAAAGCGCGGCGTACTTGAGGTCGGCCAGCGTCACGTCCTTTTCCAGCGAGCGGCGCGGATAACAGTCCGTGCCGTAGGCCTCGCACCAGAGCTTGACCGACTTGCCGCGAAGGAGATCCTCGATGACGTGGGCCCCGCCGTACTTGAACCGGCCCGGATGGATCTTGTTGAGGGGATCGTCCTTGGGCAGTTCGGTGGCCCCGACATAGGCGTCGACGGCGGCCAGGCCGGCGTGGGCCGGGATGCCCCCGATCCGGACCTTCTGGGCCTTCATGACCGGCGGCTCCTGGCCGAAATTGAAAAGCATGCCCGACGAACACATGGGAGAGAACGTGCCCGTGGCCACCACGTCCACTTCCCTGGCCGCCTTGACCTTGCCCAGGCGCCTGACCGCATCGACCATCTCGGCGGCCGTCAGGACCACGGCCTTGCCCTTTTCGATGCGTTTGTTGATCTCAGCGACGGTTTTTTTCACCTCATGGGTCATCCCGGCTCTCCCTTCGGCCAGGCCTTGGGGCCCGGCAGGGGCTTTTCTTGGCCCATTTCGGGCGCAATGGCAACATGGCCGGCCGCCCCTTGGCTTCGGAGAGAAAACAGGCTACACTGATCTTTCCTCGCGACCTTGGGAGGGGTCGGAGGCGATTTTCCCAACCCAATAATATGCTTGAAAAAATTTCAGCGGACCGATGAAGACCGCGCCCCCGAACGCATCCGGTGACGGCGTGCTCAAGGAAGATTTCCGCCAGCATCTGTCGCGCACCTGTCCGGAACAGGATCTGCGCCGCTGGTTCGATCCGCTGGACCTCACGGTCAGCGAATCGGACCAGTCTTTTTGCGTCCGCTTTCCCCATGCCTATTTCGCCGCCTGGTTCGAAACCTCGGTCAAGGAACTTTTCGAGAAGCAGGCCAGCCAGTTTCTCGGGCCCGGCTACGCGGTCCGCTACCAGACGCCCTGCCGCGGCAACGGCCACACGCCGCTCCCGCAGCTCGGCGCTCCCCGGGTCACGGACTTTCCCTTCGGCCACCGCTTCACCTTCGAGACCTTCCTGGCCAACGAGAAAAACCGCTTTCCCCTGGCCCTGGCCCGGGAAGTGGCCCGGGGCCGCGAGGTCCGCTACAACCCGTTTCTGGTCTGCGGCCCGTCCGGCTCGGGCAAGACCCACCTCTTGCGGGCCATGGCCAACGCCGTGGCCCGGTCGCAAGCCGGGGCCTCGGTCTTTTTCGGGTCCGTCGACGACCTGCAAAACCGCTACGCCACGTCCCAGAGCCGCCACGAGATCCGGTCCGAGGTGGCGGCCCACGACTGGCTTTTCATCGACGAACTGACCGATATCCAGCGGGCCCCGGACCTGGAGCAGGAGCTGATCTTCCTGTTCAACGCCTTCCACGACGCCGGCAAGCAGATGGTTTTTTCGAGCCGCGAGCGGACCGCCTCGTGCGACTTTTTCGATCCCACCTTCAAGTCGCGCCTGGAATGGGGCCTTATGGTCCACGTCAAGCCGCCGGACCTCGACGTCCGGATCGCCAGCGTCGAGGCGGCCAACCGCGACAAGCGCCTGGGGCTCTCCCGCGAGCAGGTCCTGACGCTGGCCAGCCGGTTCGAGGGCTTTCGCCAGCTCGAAGGCGTGCTCCTGCGCATCGAGGCCTTTCGCCGCCACGCCGGCCAGGAGCTGACCGAGGCGGAATTCTCCCGCCACATCCGCCTGTCGGTCGACCGCAAGTCCCCGGAGCTTTCGCCCGAGCGGATCCTCACGGTCTGCGCCGAGCACTTCGGCCTGACCGTGGCCGCCATCATCGGCCAGAGCCGGCGCCGGGAGCTGGTCTTCGCCCGGCAGGCGGCCATGGCCCTTTGCCGTACGCTCCTTGGCATGTCCTACCCGGCCCTCGGCAAGGTCTTCGGCGGCAAGGACCACAGCACGGTCCTCTATTCGATCAGAAAGTTTCAGCAAATCCAGGATGATGACAGAGATACGAAAATTTTGTTCCGCCAGTTGGCCAAAAAGTGCCGCCAGGGAGGCCCGGCGTGACCGTTGTTCCTTGCGCCGTTCCCGGCCGACGCCTGGCCGCTCCCGGGCCCACCCTTTCTTTTCGAAAGAAATCCGGTAACTTGGAGACAAACGGAACAAACGGACCGTCCCTACTACTCCAACAAGTTCATTTCCCTTTTCTAGATACAAGAAGGCGTTCGCATCGCGACCGCCAAGGAGACGCCCATGCAGCTTAAGGTCTTTCGCAACGATATCATCGACGGCCTGCAGAAATCCTCGGGCATCATCCCGGCCAAGACCGGGGCCGCCTTTCTGCGCACCATCTGGCTGGAGGCCGTTGACGGGGTGCTGCGCATCCTGTCCACGGATTCGAGCCTGGAGTTCACCGGCCAGTACACGGCCAAGGTGACGGAAGCGGGCCTTTGCGGCGTGCAGGGCAAGAGCTTTTTCGAACTGGTCCGCAGGCTGCCTCCGGGCGAGATCGGCCTGACCCTGGACGCCGCCTCGGGCAACCTGCTCATCAAGCAGGGCTCCCGGCGCTACAAGCTGCCGGTCTCGGACCGCAACTGGTTCCAGAACTTCTCGCCCTTCCCCGAGGGGGCGGCCGTCACCTGGTCCGGGGACTTCCTCCAGGAGCTCATCGACCGGGTGGCCTATTGCATCTCCGACGAGGACACCATGGAGGCCATGGCCTGCATGTTCTTGAAGCCGGCCGAGGCGGCCAAGGTCGAGGTCTGCGGCTTAAACGGCCACCAGTTCTCCCTGGTAGCCTTTTTAAACGACGACATCCACGCCATGCTGCCGCCGGAAGGGATCCTCATCCAGAAAAAATACGTGGCCGAACTCAAGCGCTGGCTGACCGCCGACGAGATCGAGCTGGCCATCAGCCAGAAACGGCTTTTCTTCCGCACCCAGGAAAAGGACGAGACGTCCGCCAAGGTCGAAACCTTCAGCCTGCCTTTAAGCTACTACCAGTATCCGGACTACAACACCTTCGTGTCCAAGCTGGCCACCGACGGCGTCTCGACCCTGACCATCGACCGCCTGGAACTCGTTGACGCCCTGGAACGGGTGGCTATTTTCAATACCGACAACAACCGTTGCGCCTCGTTCCTTTTCGACGGACCCGGCGAGTTGTCGCTTCGCAGCCAGGGCCAGGAAGCCGGCGAGGCCAGCGAGACCCTGGAATGCGCCTTCACGGGGAGCCTCGATAAGGTGGCCTTCCCGACCAAAGACATCATCGACATTCTCGGGCATTTCCACTCCCCCAAGGTCACCCTGACCCTGACCGGGGCCGAGGGGCCGTGCGGCATCGCCGGCGAGGAAGACGCCGACAGCCTGGTCATCATCATGCCCATGAAGATCGTGGAAGAGACGTACTATAGCGAGGAAGACATCGCATGAGTGAAGAGAAGAAGACAGCCCCCCAGGCCTACGACGCCAGTTCCATCACCGTCCTCGAGGGCCTCTCGGCCGTGCGCAAGCGCCCGGCCATGTATATCGGCTCCACGGACATCCGGGGCCTGCACCACCTCGTCTACGAGGTCGTGGACAACTCCATCGACGAGGCCATGGCCGGCTACTGCGACCGCATAAACGTGGCCGTCCACCTCGATGGCTCGGTGACGGTCTCGGACAACGGCCGGGGCA encodes:
- the dnaN gene encoding DNA polymerase III subunit beta; the encoded protein is MQLKVFRNDIIDGLQKSSGIIPAKTGAAFLRTIWLEAVDGVLRILSTDSSLEFTGQYTAKVTEAGLCGVQGKSFFELVRRLPPGEIGLTLDAASGNLLIKQGSRRYKLPVSDRNWFQNFSPFPEGAAVTWSGDFLQELIDRVAYCISDEDTMEAMACMFLKPAEAAKVEVCGLNGHQFSLVAFLNDDIHAMLPPEGILIQKKYVAELKRWLTADEIELAISQKRLFFRTQEKDETSAKVETFSLPLSYYQYPDYNTFVSKLATDGVSTLTIDRLELVDALERVAIFNTDNNRCASFLFDGPGELSLRSQGQEAGEASETLECAFTGSLDKVAFPTKDIIDILGHFHSPKVTLTLTGAEGPCGIAGEEDADSLVIIMPMKIVEETYYSEEDIA
- a CDS encoding DnaA ATPase domain-containing protein; this encodes MLKEDFRQHLSRTCPEQDLRRWFDPLDLTVSESDQSFCVRFPHAYFAAWFETSVKELFEKQASQFLGPGYAVRYQTPCRGNGHTPLPQLGAPRVTDFPFGHRFTFETFLANEKNRFPLALAREVARGREVRYNPFLVCGPSGSGKTHLLRAMANAVARSQAGASVFFGSVDDLQNRYATSQSRHEIRSEVAAHDWLFIDELTDIQRAPDLEQELIFLFNAFHDAGKQMVFSSRERTASCDFFDPTFKSRLEWGLMVHVKPPDLDVRIASVEAANRDKRLGLSREQVLTLASRFEGFRQLEGVLLRIEAFRRHAGQELTEAEFSRHIRLSVDRKSPELSPERILTVCAEHFGLTVAAIIGQSRRRELVFARQAAMALCRTLLGMSYPALGKVFGGKDHSTVLYSIRKFQQIQDDDRDTKILFRQLAKKCRQGGPA
- a CDS encoding homocysteine biosynthesis protein; the protein is MTHEVKKTVAEINKRIEKGKAVVLTAAEMVDAVRRLGKVKAAREVDVVATGTFSPMCSSGMLFNFGQEPPVMKAQKVRIGGIPAHAGLAAVDAYVGATELPKDDPLNKIHPGRFKYGGAHVIEDLLRGKSVKLWCEAYGTDCYPRRSLEKDVTLADLKYAALLNPRNCYQNYNVAVNLTSRIVYTYMGPLKPNARNANFATAGELSPLFNDPYLKTIGLGTRIFLGGGTGYVIGAGTQHDPRPKRNERGIPLSAAGTLMVKGDMKGMDPRYVRAVSILGYGVSLAVGIGIPIPILNEDMAFFTGVSDADIQMPVKDYGHDYPNGIARTLGYVTYAECRSGEVVINGKPTQAVPMTSLAMSLEVATKLKERIEAGKFLLTEPVEPIESA
- a CDS encoding AAA family ATPase, encoding MATLIVLSGLPGTGKSSIARELARASGAVWLRIDSIEQALRDSGVVPGNMNDAGYRAAYAVAQDNLHLGRDVIGDSVNPWLLTRNAWRETGLRAGAQVLEVETLCSDIEEHRRRIETRTGEVPGLVLPDWQAVIGRDYHPWDRRHLTIDTAGRSVAACVALLLGAVRETAASEPALPGP